In the Alistipes provencensis genome, GGCTTTCGACCGCACGATGGACGAAGTCGTGCGCACCCGTTCGCGCGAGGCCGACATCGGCCAACTGCCCCAGATGTTCACCGAGGTGGGGCTGGCCGTGGGCATGGCCCTCTTCGCGGCCCTCAGCTTCGGCCACGGGCAGGCCCAACTGCTCTTCGGCGTCTTCGCCGTGGCGGCCCTGCGGCTGATGCCCTCGGTCCGCGGCATCATGTCGGGCTGGGCAACGATCCGTTACAACCGCTACACCATCCCGATCCTGCGCGACGCGGCGGCCCTCGGGGCCGTACCCTGCGAACCGTCGGCACCGAACACCGAGATACTGCCTTTCGAACGCGAGATCGCCGTCCGCAACCTCTCGTTCCGCTTCACGGACAAGGGCCGGGAACTTTTCGGAGGGCTCTCGCTCACGATCCGCAAAGGCGAGCGCATCGGCATCCGCGGCGCCTCGGGAACGGGCAAGACCACCCTTTTCAACCTCCTGCTGGGACTTTACGAACCCACGTCGGGCGAGATCGCCGTCGACGGCGTCGCACTCACCGCGGCCAACCGCCGGGCGTGGCAGAATCGCATCGGCTATGTTTCCCAACACCTGTTCCTCAGCGACGGGAGCTTCGCCTCGAACGTCGCGCCGGGCATCCCGTCCGACGAGATCGACCGCCGGCGGGTCGCCGAAGCGCTCGAAGCGGCCCAACTGGGCGATTTCGTCGCATCCCTGCCCCGGGGCATCGACACCCCCGTCGGCGAATGCGGCTGCCGGCTCTCGGGCGGACAGCGCCAGCGCATCGGCATCGCCCGGGCCCTCTACCGCCGGGCCGACGTACTCTTTTTCGACGAGGCGACCTCGGCGCTGGACAGCCGCACCGAGGGCGAGATCAACCGCTCGATCGCCGCGATCGCCGCGCAAAATCCGGGGTTGACCCTGCTGGTGATCGCCCACCGTGAAACCTCGCTCGAATACTGCGACCGAATCATAACGCTTGAAGAATAAGATGAAACTTCAAAACCCCGAATCGAGGCATCTCCCGGTCGTTGTCGCCGCCTGCAGCGGCGTTTACAAATCATACCCCACCCCAAACCCCTCCCTCAGGGAGGGACTTTGTGCCGCTCCGCGGCAAAATGAACGCTAACGAACGCCTTATGAATTACACAATCGCCAATATCCGCATCTCCCTGCCCGACACCTGCGCGGGAGCGCATTTCACCCGGGCCCTGCACCCGTTCCGGACGGCGGAGCCCGGCCCAGCGGACCTCGCGCTGGAGATCGTCCCCCGGATTCCGAACGAAGCCGGCTACCGCGAACTCTACCGCTTCGACTTCACCGATGCCGACGCCGACTGCCGCTTCGGGCGCGACGACGCAGGTTACCTGCTCGAAATAGCGCCCCGCGACGGCTCCGCCCCGGCCCGCTTCCGCACGGCATACGGCTCAACACAGGCCGCGAGCGACTTCACCCCGCGCCACAACCCGGCGTTGCTGCGCTTCGGATTGTGGACGCTCTACAACATCGCCGCCGTCGGCCGCAAAGCCGTGGCTTTCCACTCCTCGGTGATCCGCCACCGCGACCGGGGCGTGCTGTTCCTCGGGGAGTCGGGAACCGGAAAAAGCACCCACACGCGGCTGTGGCGGGAGCATATCCCCGGCGCCGAACTGCTCAACGACGACAGTCCGATCATCAGCGCCGGCGACGACGCCCCGCAGGTCTGGGGATCGCCGTGGAGCGGCAAAACGCCCTGCTACCGCAACGAGCACCTGCCCATCGCGGCCATCGTGCGGCTCTCGCAGGCCCCGCACAACCGCATCCGCCGCCTGCGCCCGATCGAGGCCATCGGAGCCCTGCTGCCCTCGGCGCCCCCGGCTTTCAGCCACGACGAACGGTTGCAGGACGATGTCTGCACCCTGCTCTCGCGGGTGATCGAAAGCGTCCCGGTCTACCACCTCGAATGCCTGCCCGACGCCGACGCGGCCCGGCTTTCCTGCCAAACCGTCTTCGGAGAATGAATATCTCGGACAACAGCACCGTCTTCGGATTCGTCCGCGACCTGCTGCTCGAAGGGCAGGCCGTCGACGTGCGCGTGATGGGCCAGAGCATGCTCCCGTTCTTCCGCAGCGGCAGCCGCATCCGCCTGCGCCCGCTGCGGCCCGGCCGCTGCGGCCCGGCGACCTCGTCCGCGGGCACGTCGTGCTGGGCGAGACCGACGCCGGGAATTTCGTCGTGCACCGCATCATTCGCGCCGAAACGTCGCACATCGTCCTGCTGGGCGACGGCAACGTCGCCGGCACGGAGACCATCCCCCGGGAGCGGATTTACGGAATCGTGGACTGCGGGCGCCTCCACCTGCTGCTGGCGCGCATCTGGCTGTGGATGCGCCCCGTACGGAAATACCCGCTGTGGTTCCTGCGGAGAATCTGCCGCAAATAGGCACAAAAACAAAAACCGCAAGGAGGCGGGACAATTTCCGGTCAGTGCAGTACAGGTGTCGTGCATCGTGAAAAATCCCCGGATGGGTAGTACCGGAGTACGTCCCATTCGGGGATTTAAGCGATGTGCGGCAGATGCGCCGCAATTATCGGAAACTACTCGCCCAAGGCGAAACGCTTGTATGCAACAACCGTAGCGTCCTTGTCGGCCTTGTGGATGAACTCGGCGATCGTCTCCTTCTCGCCTACCACCGGCTGAGCCAGCAGCGTGTTCTCCTCGAAGAACTTGCGCATCTTGCCCTCGGCGATCTTCTCCAGAATGGCCTCGGGTTTGTTGGCGTTCTTGGGGTCCTGCTTCATGGCCTCCACGGCGATCTTGCGCTCGTGCTCCACGACCTCTGCGGGGCAGTCCGCCTCGGAGATCGAGACGGGAGCCATGGCCGTAGCCTGCATGGTCACGGTGTGAGCCACCTCGGCGGGAATCTCCTTGCTGAAGCCCAGAATCGTACCCAGCTTCTTGTTGAAGTGCACATATGCAGCGCAGTAGGGAGCCTCGATGCGGCCATAATATGCCAGCTCGATCTTCTCACCCGTCTGACCCGACTTCTCGGTCACCATCTCCTCGACGGTATGGCCTTCGTCGTTCTTCGTAGCCAGCAGAGCGTCGCGGTCGGCAGCATCGTTCTTCACGGCAACCTCCAGCATGGCCTCAGCCGAAGCGGTATACTCGGCATTCTGGGCCACGAAGTCGGTTTCGCACGCCAAGCAGAGGATGTAAGCCTTCCGGCCTACGACCTTCGTCACGACGACACCCTCGGTAGCG is a window encoding:
- a CDS encoding ATP-binding cassette domain-containing protein, whose amino-acid sequence is MRSIFQILPAAFRRRGIRIAATLLLRAVLNLAGLAALLPALTLVLDPAGFEGDGPLAHIYAASGLGSPHTFALVLCAGVVAFMVVKCGINFLLARAERRYIYDLYRTLSRRLYVAYHDRGLAFINSSNSSVLARNVNVVCLAFAAGVLRPAAGVIAEAMLLVLLFVALALYTPLAALLAALIFLPSVWLYYALVRNRINRYGELENRAQREKARLVAETFRGYADIELSNAFPGMLRAFDRTMDEVVRTRSREADIGQLPQMFTEVGLAVGMALFAALSFGHGQAQLLFGVFAVAALRLMPSVRGIMSGWATIRYNRYTIPILRDAAALGAVPCEPSAPNTEILPFEREIAVRNLSFRFTDKGRELFGGLSLTIRKGERIGIRGASGTGKTTLFNLLLGLYEPTSGEIAVDGVALTAANRRAWQNRIGYVSQHLFLSDGSFASNVAPGIPSDEIDRRRVAEALEAAQLGDFVASLPRGIDTPVGECGCRLSGGQRQRIGIARALYRRADVLFFDEATSALDSRTEGEINRSIAAIAAQNPGLTLLVIAHRETSLEYCDRIITLEE
- the tsf gene encoding translation elongation factor Ts, whose amino-acid sequence is MEIKAADVMKLRKMTGAGMMDCKSALIEAEGDFARAQDIIREKGKLVVAKRADRTATEGVVVTKVVGRKAYILCLACETDFVAQNAEYTASAEAMLEVAVKNDAADRDALLATKNDEGHTVEEMVTEKSGQTGEKIELAYYGRIEAPYCAAYVHFNKKLGTILGFSKEIPAEVAHTVTMQATAMAPVSISEADCPAEVVEHERKIAVEAMKQDPKNANKPEAILEKIAEGKMRKFFEENTLLAQPVVGEKETIAEFIHKADKDATVVAYKRFALGE